A section of the Salmo trutta chromosome 4, fSalTru1.1, whole genome shotgun sequence genome encodes:
- the plpp2b gene encoding phospholipid phosphatase 2, which translates to MKDFRKKKLYVFVDVLCVVVAALPFLIMTVVFRPYQRGVYCDDEDIKYPLKPDTITHGLLAAVTISCTVVILASGEAYLVYSKRIHSNSEFNGYVAALYKVLGTFLFGAAVSQSLTDLAKFTIGRPRPNFMAVCNPKVCKGYMLDINCTGNSHDVTESRLSFYSGHSSFGMYCMLFLALYVQARLRAKWARLLRPTIQFFLVAFAVYVGYTRVSDYKHHWSDVLVGLLQGALIAILNVRHVSDLFKQGPPHCSSPETAEDEELERRKPSLQISDADHNNHYSYPGPV; encoded by the exons CGGCACTGCCTTTCCTCATTATGACCGTCGTTTTCCGGCCCTACCAGAGGGGCGTGTACTGTGACGATGAGGACATCAAGTACCCCCTCAAACCTGACACTATCACCCACGGCCTGCTGGCTGCGGTCACCATCTCCTGCACCGTCGTCATC CTAGCATCAGGAGAGGCCTACCTGGTCTACAGTAAGAGGATTCACTCTAACTCTGAGTTCAACGGGTACGTGGCGGCGCTCTACAAGGTGCTAGGTACCTTCCTGTTCGGggcagctgtcagccaatcactgACGGACCTGGCTAAGTTTACCATTGGACGCCCGCGGCCCAACTTCATGGCCGTCTGCAACCCCAAGGTCTGCAAAGGCTACATGCTGGATATCAACTGCACCGGCAACTCTCATGACGTCACTGAGTCCAG GTTGTCCTTCTACTCGGGCCACTCCTCCTTTGGGATGTACTGTATGCTGTTTCTAGCT ttgTATGTCCAGGCGAGGCTGAGGGCAAAGTGGGCCAGACTCCTCCGACCCACAATCCAGTTCTTCCTGGTGGCCTTTGCAGTGTACGTGGGCTACACCCGCGTGTCCGATTACAAGCACCACTGGAGCGACGTTCTGGTGGGCCTCCTCCAAGGCGCTCTCATTGCCATCCTCAAC GTGCGCCACGTATCAGACTTATTCAAGCAGGGTCCTCCCCACTGCTCCAGCCCAGAGACGGCCGAGGACGAGGAACTGGAGCGCCGCAAACCCAGTCTGCAGATTTCAGATGCAGATCACAACAACCATTACAGCTACCCAGGGCCTGTGTGA